In Mixophyes fleayi isolate aMixFle1 chromosome 4, aMixFle1.hap1, whole genome shotgun sequence, the following proteins share a genomic window:
- the NHP2 gene encoding H/ACA ribonucleoprotein complex subunit 2 — protein sequence MTKIKKEKLDPEEDTEIAQETSQEAAPVLSYEERLVNLNPIARPLAGRKLTKRLYKCVKKAAKSRSIRRGVKEVQKFINKGEKGLVILAGDTLPIEVYCHIPVMCEDRSIPYAYIPSKSDLGAAAGSKRPTCVILIKPNSEYEDTYNDCLEEVQALPLPY from the exons ATGACCAAGATAAAGAAGGAGAAGTTGGACCCGGAGGAGGATACGGAGATCGCTCAGGAGACCTCTCAGGAAGCCGCTCCGGTGCTGTCCTACGAGGAGAGGCTGGTGAACCTCAATCCTATCGCACGGCCGCTGGCTGGACGGAAACTGACCAAGAGGCTGTACAAGTGTGTGAAGAAAG CTGCCAAGTCTAGGAGTATTCGAAGAGGAGTAAAGGAGGTACAGAAGTTCATCAATAAAGGAGAGAAAGG CCTTGTCATACTTGCTGGTGACACACTTCCTATTGAAGTTTACTGCCATATCCCTGTTATGTGCGAGGATCGGTCCATTCCGTATGCGTACATCCCATCCAAATCC GACTTAGGTGCTGCTGCTGGCTCCAAGCGCCCTACCTGTGTAATACTTATTAAACCGAACAGTGAATATGAAGACACATACAATGACTGTTTGGAAGAGGTGCAAGCGCTTCCTTTACCCTACTGA